A window of the Eubalaena glacialis isolate mEubGla1 chromosome 9, mEubGla1.1.hap2.+ XY, whole genome shotgun sequence genome harbors these coding sequences:
- the TUSC1 gene encoding tumor suppressor candidate gene 1 protein: protein MWRMRGGATRRGSCGGGDSRGQGRPGRVRGGGGSGGWRGRAGGARQQLEERFADLAASHLEAIRARDERDRQNARLREENARLRLENRRLKRENRSLFRQALRLPGEGDDGAYAEAARASPGPEEASTNRRARGGGPEDEQGSPRALRARLEKLEAMYRRALMQLHVEQRGPRPRGDKEEPCPRGPDSGQRTPEPEPEPSEPWL, encoded by the coding sequence ATGTGGCGCATGCGTGGTGGCGCCACCAGGCGCGGGAGCTGCGGCGGAGGGGACAGCCGCGGGCAGGGCCGCCCGGGCCGCGTTCGTGGGGGTGGCGGCAGCGGGGGCTGGCGAGGCCGCGCGGGCGGCGCCCGACAGCAGCTGGAGGAGCGGTTCGCCGACTTGGCAGCGAGCCACCTAGAGGCCATCCGCGCGCGGGACGAGCGGGACCGACAGAACGCGCGGCTGCGTGAGGAGAACGCCCGACTGCGGCTCGAGAACCGGCGGCTGAAGCGCGAGAACCGCAGCCTCTTCCGTCAGGCCTTGCGGCTCCCCGGCGAGGGTGATGACGGGGCGTACGCGGAGGCGGCGAGGGCGTCCCCGGGCCCCGAGGAGGCCAGCACGAACAGGAGGGCTAGGGGCGGCGGCCCCGAGGACGAGCAGGGCAGCCCCAGGGCCCTGAGAGCCCGGCTTGAGAAGCTGGAGGCCATGTACCGCCGGGCCCTGATGCAGTTGCACGTCGAACAGCGGGGGCCGCGCCCGCGTGGGGACAAGGAGGAGCCCTGTCCACGCGGACCCGACTCAGGCCAGCGAACCCCGGAGCCGGAGCCCGAGCCCTCGGAACCCTGGCTGTAG